The genomic stretch GGATCGGGACCGGAAGCATGGCTCACGCCTCCCCGCCGCAGTTACCGCGCGTCCCGGACAGCAGCAGGGACAGCGGCACCGCCAGCACGGCCATCACGGCGTACGTGCGAAGCGGATAGTCGACGAGCGAGTGCAACATGGGAACCGTGACGGCAACAACAGAACCAACCATTATTGGCGGTCTGTCGCGCGCAACAATCAGTTTGTTTCTTATCGCGATAACGAACAGCGCCAGTGCCGCGGCCACGAAGAAGACGCCGAATGCGCCCCACTCGACGAGAAGTTCCAGGAACTCATCGTGTGCGTGCAATGCGTAGACCGCGCCGGTCTTCGTGAGCGGCTCGAATGGGGCGTACGCGTAACGGAAGGTCCCCGGACCGCTACCCCATGGCCAGTACGCTTTGGCGGCCTCCCAGCCGTACTCAAGGTACTGCCAGCGCAGGTCCTTGAGCGGATCCAGTTCGAGGCGAGCGCTGAGCCCGGTCCACGCGTACGCCCAGACCATGCATGCGCTGGCGAAGCAGGCGAATGTCATGCCGATGGCAGCAAGCCGTACACGTCTCACAAGAAGCAGCATCACCGCGGTGGCCGCCGCGCACGCCAGGAGGAACCCGGTACGCGAAAAGCTCAGTCCAGCGGCTACGAGCAATAGGACTGTAGCGCCGTACCACAGCGCCGCCTCCGTGCGCCGCGTCGACGACACATGCGTAGCCAGTGCAAGCGACAGCGTGCCAGCATCGCCATCAGCGATGCGAAGTGGTTGCGATTCGCGAACGTTCCGATCGCGCCGATGGCGTGATGGTAATCGTACATGCGCAGTATCGAATGCCGACCAGCCGCCGCCTGCGCATAGCCGATCAGCCCGAGCACGCAGCCAAGGAGCACGCACAGCTTGAGGAGTCGGTATCTGGCGTTGTTGCCAACAGTGGATAACAGCGCGACCATCGCGCAAAAGACGAGCCATTGCACCAGCGAACGTACGGTTGCCCACGCGTCGAGCGTCGCCGGCAGGCCGGAAGTCTTGACGCCGGCGGCATGAAGATCGGACAGGATTGCGGAGCGCATCGGCAACCGGCCGATCCAATCCGAGGGAAACGGAACCAGTTGGACGAGGTGCCACGACACCACTGCGATCAGGAGCAGCATCGTCAACCGCTGCAGTAAGTCCTGTGCCTTCCACGACCAGCGTATGCAGGCCAGCAACAGTACCGGCATCGCGGCGAATACCACGATGACATCGCCTGCGCCGCGAGATCCGCCGCCGAAGACCAACGCCATGACCAGCAGAAAACCGATGGCGAGTTCCGGCATGCGGTTGCCGGTGATCACGCTTCGGGGAGTCATCGAACGCACCGAGGCCTCACGCCCGACGTCAGCGAACGTCGGGCGCATCGAGTGTCGAGGGCTGGTTACGGACTGGAAGGCTTGGCGCGTTCGGCACCGTGGTGGCCGCCGCCGCCCGCCGCCGCACCGATCGCGATGGCGCCGACGCCGGCTGCCACACCAACGCCCGCTGCAATCCCACCACCAGCCGCATGGGCTGCGCCCGCCTTGCCGACTTTCGCTGCCTTGCCGGGCTTGCCGGCCTTCGTCGTACCGTTAGCGTTGCCGGAGTTCTGCGTGCCCTTCGCCTTGCCCTTGCTGGAACCATCGGAAGCCTGGTTCCGGCAATCGTGTCCTTCGCACTTCGGATGGTTCTTGTCGTCCGAAGTTCCGCGCGTCGTCGATTGCGCCGCGGCATTCCCGATCACGCACACCATCATCAGACAGGCGATCCATTTCTTCATCATCGTGCTCCGTTGGTTGAAGCCCGAATTATCCCGGCGGTTGATTAACCCATACGCACAATCATTGAAGAGTTTTTCTTATCTGCACGTCGTCAAGACGAAGCAAGCCAGACACCAGCGTGTCCGCAATCGAGCGCGAACGCTGCGTAAGCCGAAGCGCCTGCTGCGTGCAATTCGCCGGCACGTCGAATGACGTGCTGACGCGTTGCCACGTTTCGCTGGCGCCGGAGAGTTCCATTCGCGTCAGTCCACCGCCTGTCGTGCACGAAAGTTCAAGTTCGAACGGTCGCGAGGCGTCCGTCTGATCGTCGAACGCTGCGCTCAGCGTGTACGCGCCGGGAACGAGCGCGAGTCGTTGCGATGGTGCGCGCAGCGTTGTGGCGCGCCCACTGAAGGCGATGCGGAGGAACTGCCGTCCCGATGCCGCCGCGCCGGTCTCCAGCGTCACGTCCACGCCGGGGCCGGCATCCCACGTCCACGCGAACGCTCCGGTGACCGGCTCCATCTCCTCGAAATCACCGTCGTACACGGTGCCGGCGAGCCGACGCAACGGCGATGCCAGCGATGCCACCCATACCGCTCGGGCATCCGTCGCGCTGCCCGCCCGCAATAGCGCGTCGATCAACGTCGAGCGCTCGGCTGTGGTGAGTGGCCTACGCGCCGACAACTCTTGGATGAATCTGGCCGTGATCCCGGCATCGGCCTTCGGACCGCGAAGCGCGGCCCACATCTGTCCAGCCCAAGGCGGCTCACCGACGACTGCATCGATCGCTGCCTGCCGAAGTCGGGCGTCGCCGAAGTCGGTGACGAGTTGTTCGAGAAGCGGCTTCGCCAGATCAGGATTTACACGGAGGATCGCGTCGAGGTGGCGCACCCCCTCCCCGCGCGCGCCTCGCCGGAACGCGGTGTCCATGAGAAAGGCGTGCGCCTGCCAGTCGCGGGGATCTCGCCGCACGGCAACCCGGTAAAGCTCTATGGCGCGCTCGCCCGCCCCGTCGTTTGCGGCCACCTGACCGAGCATGCGGTACGCACTTCCATCAATGGGACGGCTGTGAAGCGCCTCCCGGGCTCCAGTCGCCATCGCCGGAAGGCCGCTTCTCTGGGCGCCAGCCAGAACGCGGTCCGGCCCTAGCGGCGGGCCATACTCCGTGTCGACACGCAGGAGCCACCAGCCACAGCAACCCAGCATGGCGGCGGCTGCCGTGCCGACGAGTAGCCGGCCGAGCGACACCTTTGGCACCGGCCCGCTATTTCGCCTTCGACGCATGGGCGCCGTATCCATAGCCGTAATACTCATCTCCGCCAACCATGCTGAAGCGGGTGAGCAACGCGCCGATCAACCGCGCACGCGAGAACTGGAGGCGACGGATGGCTGCCTGCAGGGATTCCACCCGCGTCGCCTGTGCCGCCACTACCAGCATCGTTGCCTCGGCATGGTTCGCGAGCAACGGCGCATCGGCCAGGCCAAGCACCGGCGGTCCATCGAGGATCACCACGTCGTAGCTTCGGCGCAGGTCGCTCAGCAACTTCGGCAGTGCGGCACCGCCGAGCAGTTCCGGCGGATTCGGTGGAAGCGGACCCGAGGTGATCACATCGAGGGCACCGTTGCGCCAGGACTGAACGACCTCGTCCAGGGTGCATGCGCCCGAAAGCAGGTTGGACAGGCCCTTCGCGGACGGGAGCCCGGTGGTCTTGTGCACCGATGCGCCGCGCAGATCCGCGTCCACCAGCAGCACGCGTTTTCCGAGTTGCGAGATGTTCTGCGCGAGTTCGAGCGCGGTCGTGCTCTTGCCCTCCGACGGCCCGGCAGACGTGATGAGCAACGTTCCGGGAAGGCCGCGCACCGTTGCGAACTGCAATGCCGTCCGCACCGAGCGGTACGCCTCGGAGAAAGGCGACCGCAGATCGGACGCAGCCTGTTGCGCTGTTTCGTTCTCGCCCAGACGCGGAATCGCACCCAGGACCGCCAGCCCTGCCGCTTCCTCCAGCGACTTGGGATCCCGCATCGTGTTGTCGAGGTAGTGCACGACGAACACCACGAGCACACCCAGCAGGACGCCAAGCACCATCCCGATCGCCAGGTTCAGCAACCTTCGCGGCGAATTCGCCTTCATCGGCGGCGTCGCCACGTCGATCACGGAGATGTTGTTCGCACCGATGCCACCCGCGACGCCGATCTCCTTGTAGCGCTGCAGCAACGCGTCGTAGAGCTGTCGGTTCTTCTCGGCTTCCCGTTTGAGGATGTTGTACTGGATCGAACGGCCCTGCAGGTTGAGCACGTCGCCTTTCAGCGCGGCGATGCGCGACTTGAGCAGGTTCTCCTGGGCCAGCGCCGCCTCGTAGTCGATGCGCACGGCCTGCCGGATGTTCGCCACTTCCGCTCCGATCTGCCGGTTGGCCTCGGCGATCTGCTGGTGCAGCTGCACCATGTTCGGATAATCGGGTTTGAACGTCGCCAGCGAGTTCTGGTACGTCGCTTCCATCCCCGCCTTCTGCTCGCGCAACTTCTGGATCAGCGGATTCGCGACCACCTGCGGAAGCGCCATGCCATCGCCCTGGTTGGCACCGCGCCACAACGCCTCAGCCTTCATCCGGGCCGCCTGCGCGGTCGCAAGCGCAGTGTTGAGATCGCCAAGGCTCTGCGCATCGAGCGAGGGTTTGTCGTCGCTGACGGAAACGATCTGCTCCTGCTCCGAGAACGCCACCACCTGCTTCTCGGAATCCTCCAGCTTGTCCTTCAGCTGCGCGAGCCGCTCTTCCAGGTACTTCTTGGCGTAAGAAGAGGCCTGGAACCGTCGCTCCAGGTTGCTGGCGACAAAGCCTGCGGCATAGGCATTGGCGACCTTCGCCGCCATCTGCGGATCCGGCGAATCGAAGTTCACCCGAACCAGGCGCGAGTTGCGCACCGGCTCGATGCCGAGCGATTCGAGGACGGGGTCCACCAACGCTTCTTCGCGAAGCTGTCGAAGGGTGCCCTCCGGGACGGCCTTGCCGTCGCTGCGTCTTTCGGCGTCCTCGTCTGCCGACTCGACGTACTTCGCGTACGCCGGATCGCCGACGAGCTTCAGGTCTTCGATGACGCGACGGGCGAGCGACCGGCTCTTCAGAAGCTCGTACTGTGTCTGGTAGAAGTCGCGATCGAGCGGCGATTCGCTCGGCTCCAGACCTTCGAACGCGACGACCTTGATCGTGTCCCGCTCGATCTGCAGCGTGGTTGCGGCGCGGTACGACGGCGTGGCGAGCAACGTGAACACCAGGGCGATGAAAACCGTGGCAACGGCGGTACCGACCAGCAGACGCCAGCGACGACGCAGGACGTTCCAGTACTCGACCAGGTTGATCTGATCGTCGTCTTGCTGCTCGGTGGCGACGCCCGGCTCTGCGAATGCGTTCATCGGTAAGCCCTCCACACCGCCACGAAGGGCGCAAGCTGCACCAGCGTTCTCAAGGTCGTCTTGCCGGCGGAGGTGTCGACGACGATCAGATCGTCGCCGTAGATCTGGGGATCCTGATCCTCGCCGCGGTTGATGGCGGAAACGTCGAACCTGGCGTACTGCCGCTTGCCGTCGACATTGCGGAACACGAGCACGTTGCGCAGGCTTCCCACCTCGTTGAAACCTTCCGCCAGCGCGATCGATTGCAACAACGTCAGCCGCGAGCTCATCGGATAGATGCCCGGCTTCTTGACCGCGCCGCTGACCGTCACGCGCTGGCTGGAAAACTCCTTGACGAAGACGCTCACCTGCGGATTCTGCAGATAGCGCCCCTGGTAGCGCGCTGCGATCTCGTGTTCCGCTTCGCCCACGGTGCGGCCGGCCACATCGACGCCGCCGATGAGCGGCAAGGACACCTGCCCTGCATTGTTCACGCGCACCTCGCGATTGAGGTCCTGCACCTGGAACACGGTGACCGCCAGAAGGTCGCTCGGACCGATGCGGTATTCGCTGCGCCCGAGCGCCTCGGTCACAGGATCGGCCTCCGGAAGCGACTGCGCTTCACCTTCGGCGTGATGCGCTGCGCAGGCGGATAGCAAAAGCAGGCATGGCACGAGACCGATCCGAAACAGAACACTCAACACACGACACCCGAACTGGCAAAGGCAGCCGACTATTATCGGGGCCACCGGGAACGCGCCGACCACGGCGAGCATCAGACTCTTTCTTAAGCGCGCGACCAGCGTCCTAGGAATCGCGATATCAGGCCGCCGGTCGCATCGCGGTCACGCGACTGCGCGCGATCGCCATCGAACGACAATGCGGGAGGCAAGCTGGACGGAGGAACATCCTTCACGATGCCCAGCGGACGCGTCAGCACCATGTGCGTGGCCTCGCCGTCTCCGACGATGCGCGCCGCAGCATCACGGGCCTCGGCGAGCAGTGGCGGGCGTCGTCGCGGATGGTGCGCGTCGGTCGCGAGGATCATGCACATGCCGTCGCCGACGAAACGCTCGGCCGCATTGCGCGGCCGCGAACCGAAGCGGCCTGTCAACGAACCCGCCGTGATCTGCATCCACGCGCCTCGTGCGGCGAGGCGCGTGAAAACGTCGAAATGCGAATCCACCCAGCTCAGGCGTTCCGGATGCGTGATCACCGGCACGATGCCCTGCGTCATCAGCTCGAAGACCGACTCTTCGAACCGCGGCGGCGCGACATGATGCGGCGGTTCCAGCAGCAGATAGCGTGAGCCGGCGAGCGTGGCGATGCGTCCGGCGCGGATGCCGTCGATCAGGTTGGGCGCCAGATGGACATCCGCGCCTTCCACCAGGACGAGTTCGATGTCGCGGGCTTCCAGTTCGATCTGGAAACGCGCGATCGCGCTGCGGATCCCGACCGCATCGTTGTCGTACACACCCGGATAGATATGCGGCGTGCAGGCGACGGTCGTAATGCCGTCGGCGACTGCCATGCGCGCCATCTCGAGCGCGGTGGCGAGATTCACCGGGCCGTCGTCGATGGCAGGAAGAAGATGGCAGTGCAGGTCGTACATCGCGCAGGCCGGGAAGGTGGCGCCGGAGTCTAGCGACGCATCCGCCGCGAATTTCACCGCGCGCGAGAAAGTATCAAACGACTGCCGGCCGTTCGTCAGTCGCGGTGATAGATCGTCAGTTCGTCGCCCGCCGCGATGACCAGGCTGCGCCCGGAGAACGAGAAGCCGCACGCATGCACTTCCGGATGACTGTCGATGCGGGTGAACCTGGCGTCTTCGTCTTCGTGGCACACGAACAGCGCACGACCGGGCGCGACGAGCAATACGTCCTGCGTCGGCCATTCCAGCGTGACGAGTTCAAGCGACCACCCGTCTTCGGTCACGCGTGGCAGTCCGCCGCCCAGGCGGCCGGCGATACCGACGTCGACGTGCTCGAGCGGACCGATGCCCTTTGCTTTCAGCAGATGCATCCCGCGGGCGTCCTGCTGCGTACTGCCCTTCCGCGCGATCGTCTCGCCGCTCGCGCAGTCGATGACGCCGAGGCTGTCGCGTGAGATCACCAGCAGCAGTTCGCTGTCGCGATCGAATCCGATCGCCTCCACCTGCGGCACCGCAAACACGCCCGAGACGTGCCACGGAGCCGGCGGCGGCGTCAGCGGCGTGGTACGGATCTGGCGACGGATGGGGCCGAGATAACGGGCAGCAGACTCGAGTTCTGCACGACGGCGACGGGTACGAAGGAGTGTGAGCATCGGCAACGCGTGCTCGGCACACCTGGTCAGGAGCGCCGGATCATCGGATGGGAAACCGCCGGCATTCCGGCGGCGCGGACACGCAAGCGGCGAATCCGTCTGCGATGCGGAGATGGTAGGAAGCGCACCGGCGATAGGCCATGGGAATAGTCCGATTCGAATCGGAAATTCCTGACATCGCGTGATCGATGGTGCCCGGACCCGGGATCGAACCGGGACACCCTTGCGGGTGGCAGATTTTAAGTCTGCTGCGTCTACCTGTTCCGCCATCCGGGCTGGAGCGCGTGTGTAGCTTACGCGACGGCGATGCGCGCGCCGCGAGCGCGACGCGCCAAAGAAAAAGCCCGACCTTTCGGTCGGGCTCGTCTTTCTGGAGGCCTGGGTCGGAATTGAACCGGCGTACGCGGATTTGCAGTCCGCTGCATAACCACTCTGCCACCAGGCCGGTGACTCGAATCCTGTGGACCGGATTCTTTCATATTCCAGCCCCGTTCACGCACAGGGACCTGAAACAACAAGGCCCCGCGAACGGGGCCTTGTCAGAAACTGGAGCGGGAAACGAGACTCGAACTCGCGACCCCGACCTTGGCAAGGTCGTGCTCTACCAACTGAGCTATTCCCGCTGAGGAAGCGACATTTTAGGCATGGATTGAAAAGTGTCAACACCCTTTTCACTCCGTGGGAACTCCCGTCACCGGACTTCCCGAACCGCCGACCTGGCTGCCATCTCCGGTCGGATCGTCGAACGCGTCTGCGTTCGCGATGCGCATATTCTCTATGAACGCGCGTCTTCGCGCAATACCGGCCACGCTGCTCGAAGGTAAGCAAAACCCGACCACAGCGTCAGCAATGCCGCAGCAGCCAGCAGCCATTCACCGATCACGAAAATGTTCACGCCCAGCAGCGGCTCCTGATACAGCAGGCACACCAGCGCCACCATCTGCACGATCGTCTTGATCTTGCCGATCGTCGCGACTTTCACCGTGGCGCGCTGGCCGAGTTCGGCCATCCACTCGCGCAGCGCGGACACCGCGATTTCGCGGCCGATGATCACCGCCGCCCAGAGCGCCATCCACACGGTCGGATGCTTCTGCACCGTGAGCAGTAGTGCGATGGCGACCATCAGCTTGTCGGCGACGGGATCGAGGAACGCGCCGAACGCGGAAAACTGGTTGTAGCGGCGTGCGATCCAGCCATCGAGCCAGTCGGTGATCGACGCGAACGCGAAGATGAGGGCGGCCGCGAAGTTAGTCCAG from Lysobacter auxotrophicus encodes the following:
- a CDS encoding polysaccharide biosynthesis/export family protein, whose protein sequence is MPCLLLLSACAAHHAEGEAQSLPEADPVTEALGRSEYRIGPSDLLAVTVFQVQDLNREVRVNNAGQVSLPLIGGVDVAGRTVGEAEHEIAARYQGRYLQNPQVSVFVKEFSSQRVTVSGAVKKPGIYPMSSRLTLLQSIALAEGFNEVGSLRNVLVFRNVDGKRQYARFDVSAINRGEDQDPQIYGDDLIVVDTSAGKTTLRTLVQLAPFVAVWRAYR
- a CDS encoding O-antigen ligase family protein, encoding MSSTRRTEAALWYGATVLLLVAAGLSFSRTGFLLACAAATAVMLLLVRRVRLAAIGMTFACFASACMVWAYAWTGLSARLELDPLKDLRWQYLEYGWEAAKAYWPWGSGPGTFRYAYAPFEPLTKTGAVYALHAHDEFLELLVEWGAFGVFFVAAALALFVIAIRNKLIVARDRPPIMVGSVVAVTVPMLHSLVDYPLRTYAVMAVLAVPLSLLLSGTRGNCGGEA
- a CDS encoding tyrosine-protein phosphatase, producing MRLLVLRAQPGHRGGRRTDDLSPRLTNGRQSFDTFSRAVKFAADASLDSGATFPACAMYDLHCHLLPAIDDGPVNLATALEMARMAVADGITTVACTPHIYPGVYDNDAVGIRSAIARFQIELEARDIELVLVEGADVHLAPNLIDGIRAGRIATLAGSRYLLLEPPHHVAPPRFEESVFELMTQGIVPVITHPERLSWVDSHFDVFTRLAARGAWMQITAGSLTGRFGSRPRNAAERFVGDGMCMILATDAHHPRRRPPLLAEARDAAARIVGDGEATHMVLTRPLGIVKDVPPSSLPPALSFDGDRAQSRDRDATGGLISRFLGRWSRA
- the pgsA gene encoding CDP-diacylglycerol--glycerol-3-phosphate 3-phosphatidyltransferase encodes the protein MKLTVPTMLTLLRIMLIPVLVLVFYLPYNWTNFAAALIFAFASITDWLDGWIARRYNQFSAFGAFLDPVADKLMVAIALLLTVQKHPTVWMALWAAVIIGREIAVSALREWMAELGQRATVKVATIGKIKTIVQMVALVCLLYQEPLLGVNIFVIGEWLLAAAALLTLWSGFAYLRAAWPVLREDARS
- a CDS encoding CpsD/CapB family tyrosine-protein kinase; protein product: MRDPKSLEEAAGLAVLGAIPRLGENETAQQAASDLRSPFSEAYRSVRTALQFATVRGLPGTLLITSAGPSEGKSTTALELAQNISQLGKRVLLVDADLRGASVHKTTGLPSAKGLSNLLSGACTLDEVVQSWRNGALDVITSGPLPPNPPELLGGAALPKLLSDLRRSYDVVILDGPPVLGLADAPLLANHAEATMLVVAAQATRVESLQAAIRRLQFSRARLIGALLTRFSMVGGDEYYGYGYGAHASKAK